A stretch of DNA from Staphylococcus equorum:
GACTTTAGTGATCATACTGAGATAGTTAAAAGTGAATGGTTAACTCAGATTGACAAACTCCTCACTTTTGCAAAAGAACAAGAACAAATTGATAGCGATGCGGAGTTATCTGTAACTTTTGTAGATAAAACTGAAATACAAGAAATTAATAAAATGTATCGCGATAAAGATAAAGTAACAGATGTTATATCATTTGCTTTAGAAGAAGATGAACCAGAAATTATTGGACTTGATATGCCAAGAGTATTAGGCGACATTATTATTTGTACTGACGTAGCTCAGGAACAAGCTGATTCTTATGGTCATTCTTTTGAAAGAGAATTAGGCTTCCTTGCGCTCCATGGTTTCTTACATTTATTAGGTTATGATCATATAGATGAACAAGACGAAAAAGAAATGTTTGGACGACAAGATCAAATTCTAAATGCTTATGGTTTAACAAGAGATTAGAGGTAGTCATGAAACGTTTTAAATACGCTTTTCAAGGTATGTTAGTATTACTAAATAAAGACAGCAAATTTTTAATGCATCTTTTATTAGGACTTGCCACTGTTATTTGTGGTGTTGTTTTTGGTATTAGTCAATTAGAATGGCTTTTTATTATTATAGCGATAGGTATTGTACTTGCTTTTGAAGCTATCAATACAGCAGTAGAATATGTGGTTGATTTAGTTACAGGTGAATATCATATATTAGCCAAAAAGGCTAAAGATATCGCTGCTTTTAGTGTTGTGCTAGCTTCTATTACAGCATTTGCAATTGGACTCGTGGTTTTTTTACCATATGTGTTCTAAATTGTAGTGCAATTTTATAGAATTTGTTTATACTTAAAGAACAAAGTAATTAAACAGATAATAAAGTGGATTTTTTTAATAACACTTAATATTGAATAGGAGCGTGTTAACTATGGCTTA
This window harbors:
- a CDS encoding diacylglycerol kinase family protein, yielding MKRFKYAFQGMLVLLNKDSKFLMHLLLGLATVICGVVFGISQLEWLFIIIAIGIVLAFEAINTAVEYVVDLVTGEYHILAKKAKDIAAFSVVLASITAFAIGLVVFLPYVF
- the ybeY gene encoding rRNA maturation RNase YbeY; translation: MFTIDFSDHTEIVKSEWLTQIDKLLTFAKEQEQIDSDAELSVTFVDKTEIQEINKMYRDKDKVTDVISFALEEDEPEIIGLDMPRVLGDIIICTDVAQEQADSYGHSFERELGFLALHGFLHLLGYDHIDEQDEKEMFGRQDQILNAYGLTRD